The nucleotide sequence GGATGATCTCGCGGTGGGTCCCGTCAGGATCGATCTGGAGCATCCGCGCGGGGCCGCCGAGGTAGACGTGGAAGACCTCCTCGGTGGGGACGCGGTGCATCTCGGAGAAGGTCTGGGCGGTCAGCAGATAGTAGATGGCCGTCCCCAGCGACCGCTCGCCACGACCGTGATAGACGGCCGGCAGATGGGCGTCCGGGACCGTCCCCCCGGCGCGGTAGGTCTCGTGGAAGAAGCCTCCTTCGATGGGGTGGGGCTTCAGGTCGAGGGCTTCGATGATCTGCTGGGCCGTGGGCATGGGGTTCTCCGTGATGGGTCGTTCAGGCACGCCCCAGGATACCCGAAACCCCTCGCCGCCGAGAAAAACGCAGGTTCCGCTCGTTCCCGGCCGATGAATTGGCAAAGAAGAGCTTCAGTCCGTCCCGGGCGGCCCGATCCTTGTCGAAGGCGGAGCAAGCATGGCACGAAGCATCGTCGTCGCGGCCCTGAGCGCGCTGATGCTGGCAGTGGGTCGGGCCGACGCCCAGCAACCGCCGGCATTGGAGCCTCCGCTCGAAGCCCCGTCAGCCGCCGCCGATCCCCCCACGCCGCCGACCGTCGCACGCCCCAAGCCGGCCGAGCCCCCGCACACGCCCCTGCTGGTCATCCCCGGCGTCACGGCCCCCCGGCCCTCGCAGTCGGATGCGCCTCGGCCCGCGGTGGACCCGCTCCCCGAACCGGCCGGCCCCCCGACGCTCTCCGGCCCTTCCATGGCGCCCGCGCCGGTGGACATCCCGCTTCGCCTGGAACCCCTGGCATCCGAACCGGCCGCCGGGCGGAGAGAGATCGCACCCGAGGCGGAACCCGCGCCTCGAGCACGAACCACCCCGCCCCGCCAGGAGCCCTGGCCAACGACCGCGCGACCGTCGACGACCGCCTCGCCCGCGCGCCGACCCGCCACAGGCAACGGCCGGATCCTACCGCCGATCGAAGACGCCCCGGCCCGTGACCACGACGCCTCGAAAGACAAGGCCGACGACGACCCCGCCGCCGAGGCCGCCGTGAAGCGACGCGTCGAGAAGCAGGTCCAGAACGCCCTGGGCGACCGCGTCAAGGACGTCGACGTGAAGGTCTCCGGCCGCAGCGTCGTCGTCCGCGCCCGGGCCACGCGCTTCTGGTACCGATTCGGCGCCCGTCGCGCTTTGAACGCCCTCCCCATGCCCGCCGGCTACCACGCCCGCGTCGAATTGCTCGACTGAAAGCTCGCCCCAGCCCCCCCCCATCAATCGATTCATTTCATCATCTGCCTGCAATTTAATCCGTCGATTCGTCTCATTCCGCGGTCGGCCTCAACCGCCGACGGCGCGAGGGCAATCGGGCCGGAGTTGATGGCGCGGCGGTCGTCGCTTCGTCGCAGAGGCTTGCCCCACCTCCCTGAATTCATTAAAATTTCCAAACCTGACTTCAGGAGGAACTCAATGCAAGCACCTCGGATCACCATCCTCGCCCACGCCCTCATCCTCGCGGCTATTGGGGTCGGCCTGGCGGCCCTGAACGGGGAATACATCTGGTGCAGCGGCATGTCCCTGATGACAATCGTCGGGCTGCTGGGCTCCGCTCTCGGAGCGTGTTTCGACACGGACAAGCCCGAGCCTCGTCGGGCGAGTCCAACCGTTTACCCGCCGCCCGTCCGATTCCGAACCTCCCCACCGGCAGCTTCGATCCTGGGGCCTCACCCCAATCGCCCCACATCCATCATCATCCGCCATCGCGGACATCGTTGGAGTTCGCCCCGGTAGCCTCGATGCGTCGGCATCCGAGAGGCCCGGGAGTTCGTCCGAGACGGAAGCTCCGCGCATGAAAACGCGGCGGCCGCAAGTTCCTCGCGCCGCCGCGAATCCGGGTCGGTGTTCGCTGGCCGATCAGGTTAGATCAGTAGGCGTCGGCCGAGACGATCTCGCCCCCCTTGGGGGTGACGAGGTTTCGGAGGATGACGACGCTGGTGGACTCCTTGACGAATCGGACGCTGCCGTCGCCGAAGAGGACGTTCGCGCCGCCGGGGTGGAAGCTGAAGATCTCGTCGTTGTTGGCGGCGTTGTTGTTGACCTTGTTGATGCCGTCGGCGTCCGCTCCAACGGCGGGGTACGACGTGTTGTAGCGAGCGAGGTTCAACCGGGTTTTGTTGTTGTTGACCTGACCAGAGACGCCGAAGGCCCCGTCGGCCTCGGCCCAGCGCCAGAACCTGCGGGGAAGGCCGGCGTCAAAGTAGAGGTCGCGGTCCGGGATCTTCACGGTGAACGAGCTGTTGCCGTTGGCGAACTGGAGGTTGGCGATGTAGCGGGCGTCGCGACCGGCGTCCTCGGCGACGGCCAAGGTGTTGCTCAGGCCGTCGGTGCACTCGGCCAGTGGCGTCCGGCTGACCTTCAGCAAGCCGTCCGCGCGGTCGGGATTGTTTCGGTACGGGGTGATGGCGGTCGAGCCCGTACCGCCCGTGGCCCCATTGGCGCTGATGTCGGTGTAACAGGGAGCGCCGTAGTCCTGCACCCCGTAGGCCATCCGCAGCGAGCCCGTGAGCGACGCCTCGGCCGGGTCGATCGCGTCCAGACCGCCTCCCGGCTCGCGGACGGACGAGGGGCAGAGGTACACGTTGATCGACGTGCCGCACGCCGTCTTGTTCGATCCCGAGGTATGCGTGTAAGGGAGGCTGAAGTTGTACGCGTTGGAGACGGTCGAGCCCTCCAGGTACGGCAGCAAACGGACGAAGAGGCCCGGCTCGTCGAAGATCGTGCTCGGCGGGCTGGTCGAGAAGTTCGTCCCCTGCCCCGACGGCGGCAGCGCGCCGACGGCGCTCTCGTAATTGTAAAGGGCCAGCCCGATTTGCTTGAGGTTGTTGACGCACTGCGCTCGGCGGGCGGCTTCGCGAGCCGCCTGCACGGCGGGCAGCAGGAGAGCGATCAGCACAGCGATGATCGCAATCACCACCAGCAGTTCGATCAGGGTGAAGCCCGCGCGACGGGCTGGCGCGAAAGGTCGACTCATGGGAACGCTTCTCTCTCGGAAGAGGATTGGATCGATGAACGACGCGGAATGTTTTCAAGGTCTCACTTGAGCGTGAACGTGAATTCGTTGGGGGCGTCCGCCTTGACCGTGGCGGTCAACTGAGAAGTGGATTCACGCACGTATTTGGCAGGGAACGGGGCGGCTCGTCGAGCGCCTGGGCCTGCCGAGGCCCCGTCGGGATCCAGCTCGACGCGGACCCGGTACTCGCCCGCCGGCGCGCCCGGAGCGATGCCGTCCGTGTTCAGAGTGAAGCTGCCGTCCGCGGCGATCGGCCCCGAGGCCTTCATGGCCTTCTCATCACCCGGAACGAACGTCACGATACCCCCCGGCAAGGGCGAGCCATCCCCCTTGAGGACCTTGCCCGAGGCTGGATAGGTCGCAACGCCCACTCCCGGAGCGCCCCCCTCTCCACAGCCCGTGAAGGCAGCCAAAACCATCGCCGCAGCCGACGCCCGCCACCGCTGCGCAAGAGTACGATCCATCTCGGCCCAACCCCTCGCTCCAGACGACCAAACGATCCGACGTCTCCCGCGAAATCGGGAGACGTCCACTCGACAGTGCAGGATTCTAGGACCGGCTCGTGAACATCCCGTGAACAAGAAGCAAAGATTGATATTGGCAAAACATATTTAAGTTTTGAGTCTGTTAATGAGTCCGGGTTCACGAAACGATTTGCACCAGAACCAGAGGGCCATCGACGGGAACCTTGCCGCTGCGCAGGGATTGCGCCGGCCGGAGCCGCACAGGCGGCAGGCCGAAACGCGGCCTGGGGAAGCCGTCGATCGTGTCCTTTAGGTTCTGCCGGAGACGCCGATCAGAGAGCCAGGCGCTGCGGAGCCAGAGACGGCCGCATCGACGTGGTCGGCCCCGTCCCGAATCGATCCCTCGGCCGAGTGGGACTTCGGCCGGGCCGTTGCGACGGACCTGGACGCCGGCCATCGGCTTGCGAAGTCAGCGTCCTGTGGACCTCGGGGAAGCCCCGTTCCCGAGCTGCGACGTCAGAGGTCGACGGCGGTTCTCTCGGGAGTTGAAGAAGATGAGGTGGGGTGGGGGTGGGAAACGGCGGCCTCCAGAGGGAGAGGCCGCCGTCGTAGCCAGGATCGACGCTGATGGCCGCGTGCGAGCCAAGAGATCAACTGCCACAAGGGTCGATCGGAACGTCGTCGGAGTCGTCGACTCATCAGCCCTTGCTCGGCCGTGTGATCGGCGACGGTTGCATTGCTCAACCGTCGCCGAGGCGCGACCGCGCTTGTGCGTTCGGAAACCTGGACGATCAGGGTTGTCCCTTCGTCGTCTTCGTTCCCCGAGTCTGTTCGTCGACGGCCTGCTCGGCGGCGATGTTCGCCTTGTTCTCTTCCGTGAGCGCCATCGGCTTGGGCGAGCCGTCGTCGCCGCAGCCGCTCAGAAGAGCGACGCACAGGAAGCAGGGGAGCGCGGCGGTTGGGATGAGGACGACGCGGAGCAGCTTCGCGATCATGGAATCTACCTCCTCAATGAATCAGTTCTCCTGGCCCGAGAGGGGCGCCAGGCTTAGAGGCTGTCTGCGCTGATGATTTCGCCGCCGGCCTTGGTCGAGACCGCCACCCAGGTGGCCGGGGAGATGCTGTCCTTGACGAAGCGGACCGAGCCGTCGAGCAGCGACATGACGACCCCGCCGGAGTGGAACGACGTGGCGCCGAAGAGTGTCGCCTCCTTGATGCTGGGAGGATTCCCCTGGCCCGAGAACGCGCACGACTTCTTGTTCGGCGTCATGACGTGGCTGTAGCCGCCGCCGACCCCGCAGTTGTGGTAGTTCCACGAGTAGCCCCGCGTCGTGAAGGCGTTGACCGTCGTCGAGGCCTGGCAGGTCGCCGAGAGCGCCATGACGGTGGTCACAAGGTCCCCCGAGAGCGCCGGCGACGAGGGGAACGAATAGGTGATCGACGTGGAATAGACGGCGTTCCGACCGGGAGACGCGGAGTTGTTGCCGCGCAGCATTTCGCTGAAGATCGCCGTGTTCGAGGTGCCGTCCGTGATCGAAGCGATCGTCACGGGCACGGAAATCTGGGGGTTTTGCGGGCTGAACGAGTAGGCGGGCCCGTCCATGTTGCCGCCGGTGAGCGTGGCGCAGGTCCCGAGATTGTTGGCGTAGTTGGACTCGCCGAAGGGGTACGCCGACCCCGGCGAGGCAGACATCGCCCGGTTGCACTTGTACGCGTCCGACGGACACAGGAATGCATTCACCGACGTGCAGGTGCCCGTCCAGTTCACGGCGTTGTTGTAGTAGTAAGACACGTTGAAGGTGTCGTACAGGGCCCGCTGCTCGATGAAGGGAAGCATCTTCATCTTCATCGAGAAGTCGTTGGGGTTGCGGCTCGAATCGGTGCCGGTCGGGGGAAGGCAGCCGTTGGAGTCCATGTAGTTGGCCGCCGCCAGGCCCAACTGCTTCAGGTTGTTGGTGCACTGCGCCCGGCGCGCGGCCTCGCGGGCCGCCTGCACGGCGGGAAGCAGCAAGGCGATCAGGACCGCGATAATGGCGATCACCACCAGCAGTTCGATCAGCGTGAAGCCATGCGTGAACCGTCTGTTCGTTCGTATCATGAGAACACCCTCGGACTCCACCGGGGAGTCGGCCCCGGCGGAATCTACGACCCGTACTTGATGAGAAGGGAACGAATACGTCGTCGGGGCCGCTCGCATAGACCGCCGACGCCACCATTGAACACAGCGAGATCGCCAGCGTCCAGGGCCCACCTATGATGTTTTAGATATTTGATTATCAACATTTTCGCTCCAACTCAACCCAAACGCACGAACGGCCGCCCCTCGGCCGACCCCGTTGAATCGGAAGCCGAATTATTTCGTTTTCCCCCGCCCCGACAGGCGTTCGAGCACCGGCGTCGTCAGTCGCTCGGCGATCTGGGCGTTGGCGCGTTCGGTGGTGTGGCAGTAGTCGATGAAGATCAGGTCGGGCGAGTCTTTGAAGAGGGGGCGGAGGTCGAGGAAGTCGGATCGGGACTTGAGGGACTCACGCTTTTCCAGCTCGGCGCCGACTCGCTCGAAGATGGGGGCGAGCCAGGCGTACTTGGCGGCTTCTTCACGCTCGAAGGGGGTCGGCGACGCCCGGTCGAAGACGGCCGGCTGCCAGGCGAAGAGGGTGCGGAAGCCGTAGCGGGCGGCGAGGGCGTCGACCAGCTCCATGTTGGCCTGATAGGCGTCGACGACGGCGCGGGCGAGGTCGTCGGGGACGACGGCCGGCAGCGCGGGGGTCGGGTCAACGGGGCCGACGACGCGACGGGCGACGGCCTCGGCCGTGCGCCGGAGGGCCGAATCGGCGACGAGCTTGCCGAGGGCTGCGACGGTCGCGCGGGCCGGCGATTGGAGCAAGTTGAACTCGCGAGCGCGGTTGCGCTCGTTGGTCGTCAGCCCGGCCTTCCCTTCCAGCAGCGTCGAGGCCGAATCGTTGACGCCGTCATAGAAGAGGACCACGTCGGGCCGGTAGCCGGCCTGCAGCTCGCGGGCGAGGGCCACGACCTCCTGAGTGCTGACGTAGCCGATCTCCGCAAGGTTGCGAACCTCCACGGCCACTCCCCGGTCGTGGAGATAGCGGGCCAGGAGCGAGGGGATCGTCTCGTCGTCGCGGGCGCCGAATCCCCAAAGGGACGACCCGCCCAGGACGAGCAGCTTCAGCCGCGGCTTGCCGTCCTCCGGCGGCTTCCAGACAGCGCGCCGGCCCTGATCGTCGATGTGGATCGTCGAACCCTGGAACGGCCGCTGGCGGAAGTACGTGTAGGGCTCCCAGCGGTCGGAGAGCGCCTCCAGCTCGCGGCGATGCTGCACCGGCCAGGACTCGCCGCCGTAGCCGTCGCGGATCAACCGAGGATCGACCATCGGCGGCGCGGCGACCATGTCCTTAAGCGCGAAGGCGCCCCGGAGCCCAAGCTCCAGGGCGACGATCAGGGCCAGCGAGAGCCCCAGCAGCAGCCAGCCGTCGCGGAACGCCCGAAGGAGGCGGCGGAGAGTCTGGAATCGCGGTCGGGTCATGACGGAGACGGAGCGAGGGTCATGGATTCGCCCCGGGTTCGGTCCGTCCCATCAACGGCCGGCGCGGCGATGGAGCCAGTCGATCAGCGTCCCGAATTCCGGGGTCATCGACGTATCGGACTGGGTGAGCTCCCTGGCGGCGGCGCCCGGCTCCTCGACGCGGAGCGTGTAGCTCATGGCGTCGCGGGCAGGCCCCGGCGTCTCGCCCGGCGGTCGGCCCGCGCGACAGGCCGCGGCCACGTGCTCGGCCAGGGCGGCGGCGTCGGCCTTGGACAGGTCGGCCGAGTCGACTTCGATGGGCGGACGGCGGATCCCCGCCGCCAGCCCGCCGTGGGTTTGCAGGATGATCTTCATGGTCGCGTCATCCTCGAACGGCCGGGGCTGCTCGTCGCTGCGAGTATAGCGGAGCCCCGGCGCGATGTCACCGTGTCGCCGCGGCCGGCTTCCGAGCCTTCGTCGCCGCCACTTCCTTCGTCAACGACTTCACCTGGCTCGACAGCACTTCGATCTGCTTCTTGAGGGCGGCCAGAGCGTCGTCGTCCCTTGGAGCGACGGCGCGGGCGCGAACGTGGCCGTTCGGGCTCGGGACGGCCGACGAGGCGGCCACGCGGATCCCCACCTGGTTCCAGGCGTCGGCCACCGCCTGCTCGGCCGGCGTGCCGTAGAGGCTCCGCGCCTGCATGACGGTCGTGTTGGCGAAGTCCTGGAACTGGGTGGTCGGGCTCGACGCCTTGAGCGACTCGTACCAGATGTGTCCGGGCGCCTCCCAGGCGCGGCCGCCGATGTTGGTCGCGGCGAGGAAGAAGGCCTTGTTCGGAATCCCGGAGTTGATGTGCACGCCGCCGAAGTCGCCCGCCTCGGTGTCGGGGAGCCGGACGAACTTCCGGATGTGATCGGGCTGGGGGTCCTTGCCGAGCAACGCGTTGTCGTAGGCCGTCCCCGGCGCCTTCATCGAGCGCAGGGCGTCGGCGTCGATCCCGGGGGTGAAGATCTCGGCCCCGATCAGCCAGTCGGCCTCGTCGGCCGTCTGGTTCAGCGACCATTGCTTGACCAGCGAGCCGAAGACGTCCGAAATCGATTCGTTCAGCGCGCCGGACTCAATGTGGTATTCCAGCCCGGAGGCGTTCTCCGTGACGCCATGGGTCAGCTCGTGGGCGATGACGTCCAGCGAGCCGGTGAAGTCGGTGAAGATCTCGCCGTCGCCGTCGCCGAAAATCATCTCGCGGCCGTCCCAGAAGGCGTTGTTGTAGTTCACCCCCCGATGGACGTACCCGTCGAGCCGCATCCCCCGGTCGTCGATCGAGTCGCGGTCGAGCACGTCCTTGTAGAACTCGCGGGTCTTGCCCAGGCCGTCGAAGGCCCGATTCACCGACTCGTCGGTCGATTCCGGCCCGTCCTCCGTCCTCCTCACCACAGCGCGCGAAAGGACGACGCCGTTCTGGCAGTCGAAGACCGTGCGGCGGCCGGCCCCGAGAGCGGAAACGACCCCCATGACGCCCACCAACGACCGTTCGCCGCGGAGCCGGGCCGTGGAGAGCATGGTCTCCAGCGCAGCCTGGCGAATCGCCGGGTCCTTACTCTCCAGGAGCTTCTCCAGGATGTGAGGCGGCATAATGCAGTTGAGACAACGATGCTTCGCGGAGTTCATGACGAGTCCTCTCATGGGTGAGCGACCCGAGGCCCAAGACGCCGCCCATCGACAAGACGAGCCGCGCCTCGTGAAGAAGGGATCTATGATGTTTACGCAAAGCACCTCGCCATATTAATAATCGAGCCATTTCAAGCACATGTTGACGCCGTCCTTCATAGATAAGCGGCGATCTCGCCTGGGTCGAGCCTTGTCGAGGGGAATGGGCGCGGGCTAACGTGGAGGGGCGTTGGTTCCTTCCTCACGATTCGACCCCGCACTGAGCCCCCCTGATGCTCGAACCTCCCGCCGATGCGAGCCTCCGCGGCCTGCGCTGCGCCGTCGTCGGCGCGACGTCCGGCATCGGCCGCGCGACGGCCCTGGCGCTGGCCCACGCGGGGGCCGACGTGATCGTCCACGGCCGCAAGCTGGACGCGGCCGTGAAGGTGGTGCAGGAGATCGAGGGCCGGGGCGTGCGCGTGGCTTCGATCCTGGCCGACCTCCGCTCGCGCGAGCAGGGGGATCGCCTGGTCGCCAACGCCTGGAAGCTCTGGAGCGGCCTGGACGCCTGGATCCACTTCGCCGGCGCCGACGTGCTGACGGGCGACGGCCCCGGCCTGTCGTTCGAAGCGAAGCTGGACCTGCTGTGGGAGGTCGACGTCGTCGCCGCGATCCGCCTCTGCCGCGACGTCGGCCGGCGGATGGTCGCGGAGGGGGGCGGGTCGATTGTCACGATGGGTTGGGATCAGGCCGAGACCGGCATGGAGGGGGAATCCGGCGAGCTCTTCAGCGCGATCAAGGGGGCCGTCATGGCGTTCACCCGCAGCCTGGCGTTGAGCCTGGCCCCGAGCGTCCGGGTCAACGCGGTCGCCCCCGGCTGGATCCGCACCGCCTGGGGCGAGACCGCCCCCGCCGAATGGCAGGACCGAGTTCTCCGCGAGACCCCCCTGCACCGCTGGGGAGAGCCCGAGGACGTCGCCAACGCCGCCGCCTTCCTCGTCGGCCCCGCTTCGAGCTTCCTCACCGGCCAGATCCTCCGCGTCAACGGCGGCGCGATCCGATGAATGGAGAATTCTGAGATGATTCGCAATCCCCTGAAGACCTGGCTGTTCCTCACCGTTCTGCTGGGCGTCGCCGGCGCGTCGCGGGGGGAATCAGGAGGGCGCGAGGCGATCGAGATCGGGTCGAGGCGCGAGCCGTTCGTCGACGGCCTGCTGATCGATTCGATGGACGGCGTCGCCTTGCGGCTGCAACGGCCCGTGGACCGGGGGCCGGCCTTCGCATTCGACGAACCGTGGGAAGGGCCGTTCAGCGGCTACGTCACAATCCTCCACGCCGGCCCGAAATTCCAGGCGTACTACCGGGGCTCCATAAGCGG is from Paludisphaera rhizosphaerae and encodes:
- a CDS encoding cupin domain-containing protein — encoded protein: MPTAQQIIEALDLKPHPIEGGFFHETYRAGGTVPDAHLPAVYHGRGERSLGTAIYYLLTAQTFSEMHRVPTEEVFHVYLGGPARMLQIDPDGTHREIILGSDVLAGQAPQLVVPPNVWQGTLLEPGVEFILLGATMAPGFDYADYEQGRRDDLTARFPAAADMIRRLTRV
- a CDS encoding DUF1559 family PulG-like putative transporter, which translates into the protein MSRPFAPARRAGFTLIELLVVIAIIAVLIALLLPAVQAAREAARRAQCVNNLKQIGLALYNYESAVGALPPSGQGTNFSTSPPSTIFDEPGLFVRLLPYLEGSTVSNAYNFSLPYTHTSGSNKTACGTSINVYLCPSSVREPGGGLDAIDPAEASLTGSLRMAYGVQDYGAPCYTDISANGATGGTGSTAITPYRNNPDRADGLLKVSRTPLAECTDGLSNTLAVAEDAGRDARYIANLQFANGNSSFTVKIPDRDLYFDAGLPRRFWRWAEADGAFGVSGQVNNNKTRLNLARYNTSYPAVGADADGINKVNNNAANNDEIFSFHPGGANVLFGDGSVRFVKESTSVVILRNLVTPKGGEIVSADAY
- a CDS encoding DUF1559 family PulG-like putative transporter, whose translation is MIRTNRRFTHGFTLIELLVVIAIIAVLIALLLPAVQAAREAARRAQCTNNLKQLGLAAANYMDSNGCLPPTGTDSSRNPNDFSMKMKMLPFIEQRALYDTFNVSYYYNNAVNWTGTCTSVNAFLCPSDAYKCNRAMSASPGSAYPFGESNYANNLGTCATLTGGNMDGPAYSFSPQNPQISVPVTIASITDGTSNTAIFSEMLRGNNSASPGRNAVYSTSITYSFPSSPALSGDLVTTVMALSATCQASTTVNAFTTRGYSWNYHNCGVGGGYSHVMTPNKKSCAFSGQGNPPSIKEATLFGATSFHSGGVVMSLLDGSVRFVKDSISPATWVAVSTKAGGEIISADSL
- a CDS encoding SGNH/GDSL hydrolase family protein; translation: MTRPRFQTLRRLLRAFRDGWLLLGLSLALIVALELGLRGAFALKDMVAAPPMVDPRLIRDGYGGESWPVQHRRELEALSDRWEPYTYFRQRPFQGSTIHIDDQGRRAVWKPPEDGKPRLKLLVLGGSSLWGFGARDDETIPSLLARYLHDRGVAVEVRNLAEIGYVSTQEVVALARELQAGYRPDVVLFYDGVNDSASTLLEGKAGLTTNERNRAREFNLLQSPARATVAALGKLVADSALRRTAEAVARRVVGPVDPTPALPAVVPDDLARAVVDAYQANMELVDALAARYGFRTLFAWQPAVFDRASPTPFEREEAAKYAWLAPIFERVGAELEKRESLKSRSDFLDLRPLFKDSPDLIFIDYCHTTERANAQIAERLTTPVLERLSGRGKTK
- a CDS encoding protealysin inhibitor emfourin encodes the protein MKIILQTHGGLAAGIRRPPIEVDSADLSKADAAALAEHVAAACRAGRPPGETPGPARDAMSYTLRVEEPGAAARELTQSDTSMTPEFGTLIDWLHRRAGR
- a CDS encoding M4 family metallopeptidase, coding for MNSAKHRCLNCIMPPHILEKLLESKDPAIRQAALETMLSTARLRGERSLVGVMGVVSALGAGRRTVFDCQNGVVLSRAVVRRTEDGPESTDESVNRAFDGLGKTREFYKDVLDRDSIDDRGMRLDGYVHRGVNYNNAFWDGREMIFGDGDGEIFTDFTGSLDVIAHELTHGVTENASGLEYHIESGALNESISDVFGSLVKQWSLNQTADEADWLIGAEIFTPGIDADALRSMKAPGTAYDNALLGKDPQPDHIRKFVRLPDTEAGDFGGVHINSGIPNKAFFLAATNIGGRAWEAPGHIWYESLKASSPTTQFQDFANTTVMQARSLYGTPAEQAVADAWNQVGIRVAASSAVPSPNGHVRARAVAPRDDDALAALKKQIEVLSSQVKSLTKEVAATKARKPAAATR
- a CDS encoding SDR family NAD(P)-dependent oxidoreductase; protein product: MLEPPADASLRGLRCAVVGATSGIGRATALALAHAGADVIVHGRKLDAAVKVVQEIEGRGVRVASILADLRSREQGDRLVANAWKLWSGLDAWIHFAGADVLTGDGPGLSFEAKLDLLWEVDVVAAIRLCRDVGRRMVAEGGGSIVTMGWDQAETGMEGESGELFSAIKGAVMAFTRSLALSLAPSVRVNAVAPGWIRTAWGETAPAEWQDRVLRETPLHRWGEPEDVANAAAFLVGPASSFLTGQILRVNGGAIR